Genomic DNA from Gimesia aquarii:
GGGTTATCATTCGTTGATTTATATGAGTTACCAATATCGTTACACATTGTACCATTTGCTTCTTCGCAGACCAAAGTTGTTGACTTACCGTCACAATCTTTAGTCGCTCCCCCGGACACAGACGCTACAGACGCTGGGAAACAAATAGCCATACCCAGTAAGGCAACTGAAAAGATACGCGTCATCTCATTCTCCTTCGCAAAAATAATGTACAGAAACGAGATATAGACGGACAAGATGCAGAGTCAGGACACATGTTCTCTTGTATTCGTTATTGTAGATTAGTGAATGACTAATCGAATAAGTATTCTTCCCATGTACTAAAGGTTGTTGTCCGTCTAGTTACAACCCACCATAGTACTGTTAAAAAACTGAACGTCAAGATATGTTCACAAAATAAAGGTAAACAAATGAAAATCTAAATTAATGATTGAATATTCATAAAGTTACTGTATACTCGCGACAAGTGTGTCCATGATAACACGTGATATACTGGGAGTAGTCGGTTGTAAATCTCTAACAATTTAAGAGAGGTCGTGCCCGATGTTGAACCGAAGATCTGTTTCACGCCATGGTTTAACTTTGGTCGAGTTGATGGTGGTGCTCGCCATCATCGGGATTCTGATTTCTCTATTACTTCCGGCTATTCAGCAGGCCCGGGAGGCAGCTAGGCGAGCACATTGTCGGTCCAATCTGAAACAGATTACCCTGGCAATTCTGAATTATCACAACGTCCATCAAACGGCGCCACTAAATACCAGTTTTACACATGGGTTTGGTCCAAGTGCCCGTGTGAAAAGCTGGATGCAGTGTTTACTTCCGTTTATTGAGCAGTCTGCGCTTCACGAAAAGATTGATCCGGGTTCTTCGATCGTGGGGATGCGACATATCGCAGCGATGCCCATTTCCCTTTTTAACTGCCCGACCGATACGCATCCGGGCAGTCTGGATGAACGCGCTGATGTTCCACAGGACTGGGTATTGGGCATCACAAATTATAAAGCGAGTGCAGGGAGTAATTGGGGCTGGGGACTTTTTGCACGAAGTGAACCCAATGGAAGATTTGCAGGAAGTACTGATGGATTGAGCGAAGGCAATGGTTTTATTTGTGAGTCAAGAAAAGCTCCTGTTGTTACGCGTTTAAAAGATCTCACCGATGGAACCAGTAATACCTTTGCAGTCGGCGAATGTGTGGCGGGCTGGACGAAGTGGTCATGGTGGTTCTCCAATAATACTGTCACAGCCACATCTGCGATTCCCTTGAATTATAAACCACCAAGTAAGACTCGTGAAGAAAATGCACTGGACTGGTTTCACTGTTATGGATTTTCCAGCCGACATCCCGGAGGTGGCAATTTTTCGATGGCGGATGGCAGTGTGAGATTCATAAACGAAAATGTGAATCTCTCGATCTATCGAGCCTTGGCCACGATTCAGGGGCAGGAAGTGGTTCAACTACCGTAATATTTACAGTCTTGGATTCTTAAATACGAATGTTATTGGATATGGCTCTGTTGAGAAATAATTTCAGCTTATTACGTTTAACGATTCTTGCGTTAATCACTTTATTTCATCATGGAATTCACTCTGCTTACGGTGAGGGACTCACAGTCGAGTTTCAT
This window encodes:
- a CDS encoding DUF1559 domain-containing protein, giving the protein MLNRRSVSRHGLTLVELMVVLAIIGILISLLLPAIQQAREAARRAHCRSNLKQITLAILNYHNVHQTAPLNTSFTHGFGPSARVKSWMQCLLPFIEQSALHEKIDPGSSIVGMRHIAAMPISLFNCPTDTHPGSLDERADVPQDWVLGITNYKASAGSNWGWGLFARSEPNGRFAGSTDGLSEGNGFICESRKAPVVTRLKDLTDGTSNTFAVGECVAGWTKWSWWFSNNTVTATSAIPLNYKPPSKTREENALDWFHCYGFSSRHPGGGNFSMADGSVRFINENVNLSIYRALATIQGQEVVQLP